A stretch of Macadamia integrifolia cultivar HAES 741 chromosome 7, SCU_Mint_v3, whole genome shotgun sequence DNA encodes these proteins:
- the LOC122084748 gene encoding uncharacterized protein LOC122084748 → MVIGDFNVTLQSHEKRGPRAFNMGSAADFTAMVDGCSLIQVPSKGRKFTWTNNRRRGNVVVVLDRTFRNDSWFSTLHDCHQEVMYKGASDHSPLLVTSESLVRPNNCPFRFQHFWAENESFMKVVKESWDEWISGSALYVFSQKIKRLKGAIRLWAKQNFPNINLELEAAQKGMEKVQDEIEINGMNDKIFAREADAKTRLLKAMENHEKLWAKKARMRWRTQGDRCSKFFHVSAKIRRLKNTIHTSKKGDRKIISDKSQLEDYVSGFYENFLKGSETSEHLDLLDCIPNVLNDHDRWRLDVLPSNAEIKEAFWELDPESAPGPDGFPGKFYRSCWEIINLDVCNAVRSFFSKSRMPNGINTIFLVLIPKVEGAMSLDKFRPLCLGNFFCKIISKIMATRLSGVLHRLISEEQGAFQKGKIIHSNISVVSELTNLLFSTARGGGMGLKIDIQKAYDTMSWRFIFQVLRKFGFSERWVSWVHQMLGSTKISVLLNGGPIGYFGVERGLRQGDPLSPMLFILAEEVLCRGLQRLVVEKKFKALNGPRGVTTPAHSLFADDIFIFGNVSLSFAVYWWPNSLIDTLERWMRNFVWTGEVDNAKKIVVNWDQCCKPKEEGGLGLRRLRDINKTMLCKSAWRIKTEESMASSFLRARFLDREGIPKKGFRKSSIWPGLRKIWDYISSKERWVVGDGKKISFWKHIWVGQGALKESEMLEGIDISVLDGNVSRFIVNFNWNFPQMNSNFMRNIINEGSLLEIAQWWKRKLKLVCCKEAWNMSLAIVLDHLWRERNARLFENKYRSSSSMGNPGRAGAGGIFRDHQGRVMGSYKKYMGITGVFEAEVEGLMEGLLRAKAMNITCLWVESDSSSVVLAIQQRKIPWYALQRWMHLKPFLDSISWKVSHNFREGNSIADYLAKDAAKTGISGDNVVLPSHILDVLQRDSDGRPHFRFY, encoded by the exons ATGGTAATTGGAGACTTTAATGTCACCCTCCAGTCgcatgagaaaagaggtccAAGAGCTTTTAATATGGGATCGGCGGCTGATTTCACAGCAATGGTGGATGGATGTTCTTTAATTCAGGTTCCCTCCAAGGGCCGTAAATTCACCTGGACAAACAATAGGAGAAGAGGAAATGTAGTTGTTGTGCTGGATAGGACTTTTCGTAATGACTCTTGGTTCTCTACCCTTCATGACTGTCACCAGGAAGTAATGTATAAGGGGGCCTCTGATCATTCCCCTCTCCTTGTAACTTCGGAGTCTTTGGTAAGGCCAAATAATTGCCCCTTTCGATTCCAGCATTTCTGGGCAGAAAATGAGAGTTTCATGAAAGTGGTTAAGGAATCATGGGATGAATGGATTAGTGGTTCAGCTCTTTATGTTTTCAGTCAAAAAATTAAGCGGTTGAAAGGTGCGATTAGGCTATGGGCTAAACAAAATTTTCCAAACATTAACTTGGAATTAGAGGCAGCGCAGAAAGGGATGGAGAAAGTGCAGGATGAGATTGAAATTAATGGGATGAATGACAAGATTTTTGCCagagaagctgatgcaaaaaccAGGTTGCTGAAAGCTATGGAGAACCATGAAAAGCTCTGGGCTAAAAAGGCCAGAATGAGATGGAGAACCCAAGGAGATAgatgctcaaaattttttcatgttAGTGCAAAAATTAGAAGGTTGAAAAATACTATTCACACTTCGAAAAAGGGAGACAGGAAAATTATTTCTGACAAGAGCCAATTGGAAGATTATGTTAGTGGGTTTTATGAGAACTTTCTTAAGGGTTCAGAAACTTCTGAGCATCTGGACCTGTTAGATTGCATCCCAAATGTGCTCAATGACCATGATAGATGGAGGCTGGATGTCTTGCCGAGCAATGCAGAAATTAAAGAGGCATTTTGGGAGCTCGATCCTGAGAGTGCTCCAGGCCCAGATGGCTTCCCAGGTAAATTCTATAGATCTTGCTGGGAAATTATTAACTTAGATGTATGCAATGCAGTTCGAAGTTTCTTCAGTAAAAGTAGAATGCCTAATGGTATTAATACTATATTCCTAGTATTAATTCCAAAAGTGGAAGGGGCAATGAGCTTGGATAAATTTAGACCGTTATGTTTGGGGAATTTCTTCTGTAAAATTATCTCTAAGATAATGGCGACtagattatcaggggttttgcATCGACTAATTTCAGAAGAGCAGGGTGCTTTccagaaggggaaaataattCATTCAAATATCTCAGTGGTGTCTGAGCTAACAAATTTATTGTTTTCGACGGCTAGAGGAGgtggaatgggtttgaaaatagATATCCAAAAGGCTTATGACACGATGTCTTGGagatttatttttcaagttctAAGGAAATTTGGATTCTCAGAGAGATGGGTATCGTGGGTGCACCAGATGCTGGGTTCTACCAAAATTTCAGTTCTTCTTAATGGTGGTCCGATAGGGTATTTCGGGGTGGAGAggggtttgagacaaggggaccccCTGTCCCCCATGCTATTTATTCTGGCTGAAGAGGTGCTATGCAGAGGTCTCCAAAGGCTTGTAGTAGAGAAAAAGTTCAAGGCGCTTAATGGCCCTCGAGGGGTGACGACTCCAGCTCACAGTCTCTTTGCAGATGACATTTTCATATTTGGGAACGTCTCTCTCAG TTTTGCGgtctactggtggccaaattcTCTCATTGATACTCTTGAaagatggatgagaaattttgtcTGGACAGGGGAAGTGgacaatgcaaaaaaaattgtggtcAATTGGGACCAATGTTGtaagcctaaggaggaagggggtctTGGATTGAGGAGATTGAGGGACATAAACAAGACAATGTTATGTAAATCTGCCTGGAGAATTAAGACTGAAGAGTCTATGGCGAGCTCTTTTCTGAGGGCTAGATTCCTTGATAGGGAGGGTATCCCTAAGAAAGGATTCAGAAAATCCTCTATTTGGCCAGGTCTGAGGAAAATATGGGATTACATATCTTCTAAAGAGAGATGGGTGGTgggagatggaaaaaaaataagtttcTGGAAGCATATCTGGGTAGGGCAAGGCGCCCTTAAAGAGAGTGAGATGCTGGAAGGCATTGATATATCTGTGCTGGATGGCAATGTTAGCCGATTCATTGTGAATTTCAATTGGAATTTTCCTCAGATGAATTCAAATTTTATGAGGAACATAATAAACGAG GGCTCTCTGCTCGAGATTGctcaatggtggaagagaaagttGAAACTGGTTTGCTGCAAGGAGGCGTGGAATATGAGTTTAGCCATTGTGTTGGATCATttatggagggagagaaatgcaaggctttttgaaaataaatatcgGTCAAGCAG CTCTATGGGAAATCCTGGTCGGGCTGGAGCGGGAGGTATATTTCGGGACCATCAGGGCAGGGTTATGGgttcttataaaaaatatatgggtatTACTGGAGTATTTGAAGCGGAGGTGGAGGGTCTGATGGAGGGGTTGCTGCGAGCAAAGGCCATGAACATCACTTGCTTATGGGTGGAGTCAGACTCTAGCTCGGTTGTGCTAGCGATTCAGCAAAGGAAAATTCCCTGGTATGCTCTCCAACGATGGATGCATCTTAAGCCTTTCCTTGACAGTATCAGCTGGAAGGTATCTCATAACTTCAGGGAAGGGAACTCCATAGCTGATTACTTGGCCAAAGATGCGGCGAAGACAGGGATTTCGGGTGATAATGTGGTCCTTCCCTCCCATATTCTTGATGTCTTGCAAAGGGATTCAGATGGGAGGCCTCATTTTCGGTTTTATTAG
- the LOC122084749 gene encoding protein transport protein sec23-1-like — protein MKQFAGSLYKSTVANIWWIKRRLLEDSHFEAKFDHDRWLGESLIHLCVCLAEYQVDFSSYFSLPIQISTFPWYMYLLMGSPFVQVLKNIVDEIAYSRMYLNRENLKNTIRMIMPSLRCYPIDGNSRAVPLDLASIDSDETFYLNSFLSIDVLHAKNMAVPQNMGEVTFCSIYKMSYKFRSLIL, from the exons ATGAAACAATTTGCTGGAAGCTTGTACAAGTCAACTGTAGCTAACATTTGGTGGATTAAAAGGAGATTGCTTGAAGACTCACATTTTGAG GCTAAGTTTGATCATGACAGATGGCTTGGGGAATCATTGATACATCTATGTGTTTGCCTAGCTGAATACCAAGTTGATTTTTCGTCCTATTTTAGCTTACCTATTCAGATCTCAACGTTTCCATGGTACATGTACCTGTTGATGGGTTCACCATTTGTCCAG GTCCTTAAGAATATAGTGGATGAAATTGCTTATTCCAGAATGTACCTAAACCGGGAGAATTTGAAAAATACAATTCGTATGATTATGCCTTCACTCAGATGTTACCCCATCGATGGGAATTCGAGAGCTGTACCTCTTGATTTAGCTTCCATTGATTCCGACGAAACCTTCTATTTGAACTCATTTCTTAGTATTGATGTTCTTCATGCAAAAAATATGGCTGTGCCGCAAAATATGGGAGAGGTAACCTTCTGTTCAATATACAAAATGTCCTACAAATTTAGAAGTCTAATTTTATGA